In one Solanum dulcamara chromosome 1, daSolDulc1.2, whole genome shotgun sequence genomic region, the following are encoded:
- the LOC129896364 gene encoding pentatricopeptide repeat-containing protein At3g14330 — protein sequence MCKRTLSPTSEMAIPAIFLPTNLTVTATIKANSSLKKLNKTPTNPFNSSLKSLTKSGKLDEALLLLESQKSSQLDIESYSSLLHACISKKSVEYGHRLYIHLLLNSNKSFLNDPLILSKLITLFSVCDQLDEARRVFEHAIGNENRPESVWVAMAIGYSRKRCFREALLVYSQMLFRSIEPGNFAFSMAVKACSGISDLRVGRGVHAQIIKANKEADQVVYNALLGMYTECGCFRDVLKVFEEMPERNVVSWNSMIAGFVKKRQVFEAFETFRRMQNEGVGYSWVTFTTILAICSQVTYLYYGREIHSQIVKSTNIPDLVLLNSLLDMYAKCGAMEYCRKVFERIKYKDITSWNTIVNGYAINGLMGETMKFFDEMVSGGVRPDGVTFIALLSGCSHAGLADLGEELFESMTGDFGIRPSLEHYACLVDILGRAGKIKEALRVVEKMPVKPSGSIWGSLLNSCRLHGNVSLAELVAEQLFEMEPNNCGNYVMLSNIYANAGMWEGVNKVREMMENRGIKKEAGCSWIQVRNKVHTFIAGGGFEFRNSDEYKEVWDDLSEAIEKMGYKPDTRVVLHDVSEETKAEWICGHSERLATVFGLIQTGSGIPIRVTKNIRICADCHSWMKFVSETTRRKIIVRDTNRFHHFDQGKCSCNDYW from the coding sequence AAAAGCTTAACAAAACACCCACAAATCCCTTCAATTCATCTCTCAAATCTCTCACCAAATCCGGAAAACTCGACGAAGCTCTTCTTCTATTAGAATCCCAAAAATCTTCTCAACTTGACATCGAGTCTTATTCGTCTCTGCTCCATGCTTGTATCTCGAAGAAATCAGTAGAATATGGTCACAGGCTATATattcaccttcttttgaatTCGAACAAAAGTTTTCTCAACGACCCTTTAATATTGTCCAAGTTAATTACCCTTTTCTCTGTTTGTGATCAGCTAGATGAAGCTCGTCGTGTTTTCGAGCACGCGATTGGAAACGAGAATCGACCCGAATCAGTTTGGGTTGCAATGGCAATTGGGTATTCGAGAAAAAGGTGTTTTAGAGAAGCATTACTTGTTTATTCTCAGATGTTGTTCCGGTCAATTGAACCGGGGAATTTCGCGTTTTCCATGGCTGTGAAAGCTTGTTCGGGGATATCGGATTTGAGGGTCGGTAGAGGTGTTCATGCTCAGATTATTAAAGCTAATAAAGAAGCTGATCAAGTTGTGTACAATGCTCTTTTGGGAATGTATACTGAGTGTGGGTGTTTTCGGGATGTGTTGAAGGTGTTTGAGGAAATGCCTGAGAGAAATGTTGTAAGTTGGAATTCGATGATCGCGGGGTTTGTTAAGAAAAGACAGGTTTTTGAGGCATTTGAGACTTTTAGGAGAATGCAGAATGAGGGTGTGGGATATAGTTGGGTAACTTTTACGACGATTTTAGCTATCTGTTCTCAGGTTACATACCTTTATTATGGGAGAGAGATACATTCACAAATTGTTAAATCAACTAATATTCCTGATCTTGTTTTACTAAACTCGCTCTTAGATATGTATGCGAAATGTGGAGCCATGGAGTATTGCAGAAAAGTGTTTGAGAGAATTAAGTACAAAGACATAACATCGTGGAATACGATTGTCAATGGGTATGCAATCAATGGATTAATGGGAGAAACAATGAAGTTTTTTGATGAAATGGTCAGTGGTGGAGTTAGGCCGGATGGTGTGACATTTATTGCCTTGTTGTCTGGCTGTAGCCATGCAGGGCTTGCGGACTTAGGCGAGGAATTGTTTGAGAGCATGACTGGAGATTTTGGAATTCGACCTTCCTTGGAACATTATGCTTGTCTTGTAGATATATTAGGTAGAGCTGGGAAGATTAAAGAGGCACTGCGAGTAGTGGAGAAAATGCCTGTGAAGCCTAGTGGAAGCATATGGGGCTCACTTCTCAATTCATGCAGACTTCACGGAAATGTCTCTCTTGCAGAACTTGTGGCGGAGCAGTTATTTGAGATGGAACCTAACAACTGCGGGAATTACGTGATGCTGTCAAACATTTATGCAAATGCAGGGATGTGGGAGGGAGTTAATAAAGTGAGAGAGATGATGGAGAATAGGGGAATAAAAAAGGAGGCTGGATGCAGCTGGATACAGGTTAGAAATAAAGTACACACTTTTATAGCTGGTGGTGGTTTTGAATTTCGTAATTCTGATGAATACAAGGAAGTTTGGGATGATTTATCAGAAGCTATTGAGAAAATGGGGTATAAACCTGATACAAGAGTTGTGCTTCATGATGTAAGCGAGGAAACAAAAGCAGAATGGATATGTGGGCACAGTGAACGGCTTGCTACAGTATTTGGTCTGATTCAAACTGGTTCTGGTATTCCAATTAGAGTGACAAAAAATATTCGTATTTGTGCGGATTGTCACTCTTGGATGAAGTTTGTGTCTGAAACAACAAGAAGAAAGATCATAGTGAGAGATACAAATCGGTTCCACCATTTCGACCAAGGGAAATGCTCTTGCAATGATTATTGGTGA